The following proteins come from a genomic window of Candidatus Protochlamydia phocaeensis:
- the cheB gene encoding chemotaxis-specific protein-glutamate methyltransferase CheB — translation MPEHQIKVLIVDDSPVAREFLRHIIESDPSIKVIGYATDGEKALQMLQTITPDVITMDIAMPNLDGFETTRRIMQSRPIPVVIVSGIYSPDNVQASFHAIEAGALAILPRPVGLGDPHYEEVAKSLIDTIKTASGVKLITRYSKAAPLKQIGSVAEKVNAAIEAVAIGASLGGPSAIEMILSELPGTFPVPIFIVQHISNGFALGFANWLQKSTQLKVQLAQNKEMALPGHVYIASDGFHMQLSRKNEIALIKGKNRELCPAVSRLFSSIATVYGPNALGVVLTGMGNDGAEGLLMMKQKGAYTLIQDPDSCIMYSMPRAAFEIGASKNKVPLERMASTIEYLVHTSRSEKEKL, via the coding sequence ATGCCTGAACATCAAATTAAAGTCCTCATTGTAGATGATTCGCCTGTGGCACGCGAGTTTCTTCGACATATCATAGAATCCGATCCTTCTATAAAAGTCATCGGATATGCTACAGATGGAGAAAAAGCCTTGCAAATGCTGCAAACAATTACCCCAGATGTCATCACCATGGACATAGCCATGCCTAATCTTGATGGATTTGAGACCACGCGCCGCATCATGCAATCCAGGCCTATTCCCGTCGTCATTGTAAGCGGAATTTATTCGCCAGACAATGTTCAAGCCAGCTTTCATGCAATAGAAGCCGGCGCTTTAGCCATCCTGCCGCGTCCCGTAGGATTAGGGGATCCCCATTACGAAGAAGTGGCCAAATCTTTGATAGATACCATAAAGACGGCGTCTGGAGTCAAGCTCATTACCCGTTATTCAAAAGCCGCTCCTTTAAAGCAAATAGGATCAGTTGCTGAAAAAGTCAATGCAGCCATCGAAGCCGTCGCCATTGGAGCGTCTTTGGGAGGGCCATCCGCTATTGAGATGATTCTTTCTGAATTGCCGGGCACATTCCCTGTTCCCATTTTTATTGTTCAACACATCTCTAATGGATTTGCCTTGGGATTTGCGAACTGGCTGCAAAAATCCACTCAATTAAAAGTCCAACTAGCGCAAAATAAGGAAATGGCTCTTCCTGGGCATGTTTATATTGCCTCCGATGGCTTCCATATGCAGCTAAGCCGGAAAAACGAAATTGCCCTTATCAAAGGAAAAAATCGAGAGCTATGCCCTGCTGTAAGCCGCCTCTTTAGTTCTATCGCCACAGTTTATGGCCCCAATGCGCTTGGGGTTGTTTTAACGGGAATGGGAAACGACGGAGCCGAAGGATTACTTATGATGAAACAAAAAGGCGCTTATACCTTGATTCAAGATCCCGACAGCTGCATTATGTATAGCATGCCAAGGGCCGCTTTTGAAATCGGGGCATCCAAAAACAAAGTTCCTTTGGAGCGAATGGCCAGCACAATTGAATATTTGGTCCATACTTCTAGGTCAGAGAAGGAGAAATTATGA
- a CDS encoding methyl-accepting chemotaxis protein: MFSNYSIKTRLLILVSLMFATLVLLGILGWYSNHLAEEGQRNIYEGGNEEITSLHEITKAINTAIIDLTKVTSQIWNIEEGEKALNQTESAIKENWKRYRTSSTSQNSSRKDQVEQLDTMLQNTLSSFKQLGTLLTTRRDQLHDALFRDISSTFEPANEKIEQLIQSHSSETASDYQNALSTSKTFTDITLISMAIAILLISLFAWILIKNILNALAYAISIINKVADGETDLQIAVKSQDEIGQLLLAMQHMVTTANKMAAALESVASGDLTVNTAPRSNKDILGMAMRDMIDKLRRMISKIQAEAKTLSDSSNEIVTSVTQVSANTAETASAVTETTTTSEELKQTAHIASKKAQGVLNYAEDTLKIVKSSEQSVNSTINDMHEIQEKMRTISESIMKLSEHNLAIGEIIDTVNDLAEQSNLLAVNAAIEAARAGEQGKSFGVVALEIRNLAEQSKNATVQVRSILNDVQNDTSSAVMATEQGSKAVAKGVDQSAQTAEAINTLLNSINMVAQAAKQIAISSQQQLVGVDQVNIAMSNINEASSQHVEHMRQIESAVISLNSVGSSLKALTQQYKMAHMNNPE, encoded by the coding sequence ATGTTTTCAAACTACTCCATTAAAACACGCTTGTTGATTCTTGTTAGCCTCATGTTTGCTACTTTGGTCTTATTGGGCATCCTCGGATGGTATAGCAATCATTTAGCAGAGGAAGGGCAAAGAAATATTTACGAAGGGGGGAATGAAGAGATTACAAGCCTGCATGAAATAACAAAAGCCATCAATACTGCCATCATTGATTTGACTAAAGTCACCAGTCAAATCTGGAATATTGAAGAGGGAGAAAAGGCTTTAAATCAAACAGAATCCGCAATTAAGGAAAATTGGAAAAGATATCGCACTTCTTCTACATCGCAAAATTCTTCGCGAAAAGATCAAGTCGAACAGCTCGATACAATGCTTCAAAATACCTTATCATCCTTCAAACAGCTGGGCACTTTATTGACGACTCGACGGGATCAACTTCATGATGCGCTTTTCAGAGACATCTCCTCTACTTTTGAGCCTGCCAATGAGAAAATTGAGCAGCTGATTCAATCTCACTCTTCTGAAACGGCATCTGATTATCAAAATGCGCTTTCTACTTCTAAGACGTTTACTGATATTACTCTCATAAGTATGGCGATCGCGATCTTGCTTATCTCCTTATTCGCTTGGATTTTAATTAAAAATATTTTGAATGCGCTTGCCTATGCAATCAGCATCATCAATAAAGTCGCCGATGGGGAGACAGACTTGCAAATAGCAGTAAAATCACAAGATGAAATCGGCCAGCTTCTATTAGCCATGCAGCATATGGTCACAACAGCCAATAAGATGGCGGCAGCCTTAGAATCAGTTGCCTCCGGTGACCTAACCGTCAATACGGCTCCCCGCTCAAATAAGGACATTCTAGGGATGGCCATGCGGGACATGATTGACAAGCTGCGCCGCATGATCAGCAAGATCCAAGCGGAAGCCAAGACGTTGTCGGATTCCTCTAACGAGATTGTCACCTCCGTTACGCAAGTATCGGCAAATACAGCCGAGACGGCTTCGGCAGTGACGGAAACAACCACGACTTCTGAAGAGCTCAAACAAACCGCCCACATCGCTTCTAAAAAGGCACAAGGCGTGCTAAATTATGCCGAAGACACCTTGAAAATCGTAAAATCCAGCGAACAATCCGTCAATAGCACAATCAACGACATGCACGAGATTCAAGAAAAGATGCGCACGATTTCAGAAAGCATCATGAAGCTCAGCGAGCATAATTTGGCTATCGGGGAGATTATCGACACCGTGAACGACTTGGCGGAGCAATCGAACCTGCTTGCCGTCAATGCCGCCATCGAAGCTGCCAGAGCGGGCGAACAAGGAAAAAGCTTTGGCGTTGTCGCTTTAGAGATCCGCAACCTTGCCGAACAGTCCAAGAATGCAACTGTTCAAGTACGCTCCATTCTCAATGATGTCCAAAATGATACAAGCTCAGCCGTCATGGCCACTGAACAAGGGTCCAAGGCGGTGGCCAAGGGCGTCGATCAATCCGCCCAAACAGCAGAAGCGATCAACACCTTGCTGAACAGCATCAATATGGTCGCGCAAGCTGCCAAGCAAATCGCCATTTCAAGCCAGCAGCAGCTAGTAGGCGTCGACCAAGTCAATATCGCCATGTCAAATATAAACGAAGCCAGTAGCCAGCATGTCGAGCATATGAGGCAAATCGAGTCGGCAGTGATTTCTTTAAATTCTGTCGGATCATCTCTTAAAGCCTTGACTCAGCAATATAAAATGGCGCATATGAATAATCCGGAATAG